A window from Candidatus Krumholzibacteriota bacterium encodes these proteins:
- a CDS encoding DegT/DnrJ/EryC1/StrS family aminotransferase, which yields MKKIEFFKHNIGEEEIRRVRNVLGSLFITTGGEVSEFEESLAQYLQVPHAVGLTSGTAAMHLSLLAAGIGPGDEVITTPLTFIGTANSILMSGATPVLADAERSTGNINPDAVETAVTSNTKAILPVHLYGHLCDMDKIRKIADKHGLVVIEDAAHSLEGRWMGKHSGGWGDYACFSFYATKNITSGEGGAVSVKSEEQYELLKKLRLHGFDKTAADRYTGHFKQYDVDILGWKYNMDNIHAAILIEQLKKIDTMNKRRAAIYKKYHDAFSRIDGIELHAVKPEADHAYHLITILVDPDIRDKVLSELQNRGVGVSINFHPLHLMTYYRKRFGYRRGMFPVAEEIGARTISLPFYPKLKDEEIEYVIESVEDIIHTF from the coding sequence TTGAAAAAGATAGAATTTTTTAAACACAATATCGGCGAAGAAGAGATCAGACGGGTTCGGAATGTTTTAGGTTCCCTGTTTATCACAACCGGGGGTGAAGTTTCGGAATTTGAGGAAAGCCTCGCTCAATATCTTCAAGTTCCTCATGCCGTGGGATTGACCAGCGGAACAGCGGCGATGCATCTGTCTCTTCTCGCGGCCGGAATCGGTCCCGGCGATGAAGTTATAACAACACCCCTCACCTTTATCGGCACGGCTAACAGTATTCTTATGTCAGGCGCGACTCCCGTTCTTGCCGACGCGGAAAGATCAACGGGCAATATAAACCCCGACGCTGTTGAAACCGCCGTTACTTCCAACACAAAAGCCATTCTTCCGGTTCACCTCTACGGCCACCTCTGTGATATGGATAAAATACGGAAGATAGCGGACAAACACGGGCTTGTAGTAATCGAGGACGCGGCTCATTCGCTTGAGGGCAGGTGGATGGGAAAACATTCGGGCGGGTGGGGAGATTACGCCTGCTTTAGTTTCTACGCGACAAAAAATATCACGAGCGGCGAAGGGGGAGCAGTCTCCGTCAAGAGCGAAGAACAATACGAACTGCTTAAAAAACTGCGTCTGCATGGATTTGACAAAACCGCCGCGGACAGATACACCGGCCATTTCAAGCAGTACGACGTGGATATACTGGGATGGAAATACAACATGGATAATATCCACGCGGCAATACTCATAGAACAATTAAAGAAGATCGACACAATGAATAAACGCAGGGCGGCTATCTACAAAAAATATCATGACGCCTTCAGTAGAATAGACGGAATTGAGCTTCACGCGGTAAAGCCTGAAGCTGACCACGCCTACCATCTCATAACAATTCTTGTCGACCCCGATATACGCGATAAAGTGCTCAGTGAACTTCAGAATCGGGGAGTGGGAGTATCTATCAATTTTCATCCCCTTCACCTTATGACCTATTATAGAAAAAGATTCGGATACAGGCGCGGTATGTTCCCGGTAGCGGAAGAGATCGGCGCCCGGACAATAAGCCTCCCCTTCTATCCCAAATTGAAGGACGAAGAAATCGAATATGTAATTGAATCTGTCGAAGATATTATTCATACCTTCTAA
- a CDS encoding C1 family peptidase: MKKRLIILTLIVINLFAIFTLSSGAKAEETAEEKIARLNREIEEKGWLWKAGKTGLSGLSHEENQKMRGLLPLPDHMKSRIPLYSPSEPVALPESFDWRDQNGTTPAKNQGSCGSCWAFAATAQMEAHTYIYDGRIEDYSEQAVMDCNSWDQGCGGGWAVSAYGVFMDYGAVAESCIPYLASSPHPCTQTSCESLAKMSNYSSVSNSITAIKTAIYNDGPVYTSLFAHDNLGSYTSGCYNADYPDSPNHGVLIVGWDDSGCAGNGAWIIKNSWGEGWGSNGFGRIQYGVCSIGSGTYTIDYIPSNVFVYVQNPNGGETLDVDTGYQINWETSRSAADSISILLSLDSGDSYSETIVSGLSGSSTSYSWNVSNLPVETARLKVVAYYGGSVGGYDHSDADFTISGLPRRYVSSSGSNTYPYSIPVWAAHSIQDALDAANSGDTVFVAEGTYSSSLSVPAPVYIYGGWDSGFEFNDPSTYVTSLNSSGSLILFSSIPSGTCGVEGFTLSGGTGTSLATPQSGNYGGGILFYNAPYCVVKNNTFSGCGYINGTNFSGGGAVACVNTDSVMISGNDISSSEAQSGGGVFLYQSDAVINGNRITGSLPDPSFSGTKKGGGIYASYSSIDLSDNFIGGNTGYADGGGIYSEFAPVTLSGDTIKSNECSGSGGALYSADSPTTTDNCVIAENIAASMGGGIYFQEGICHFENSLFYLNESGMLGGGLYAPSIGGDITNSTFDRNSAAYNGGNIFITTPVDLEIKNNIISYGSQNGIFFSSTDSLTFQYNNSFGNTPEDVVSLSPDSTNVSRNPVYSDTTSADYHLALHSGSIDAGDPAFADPDGSRADQGLYGGASAITASPEYVKNLIASAAGDTTISLNWDELSEGNLDYYAVYGDTSDGFLPAASLFLGSVPAGTSSFSHHPVESCWYYRVSGVNTSGYAGGYSEQGEACTSGEDLIPPDVTVIYPNGSETAEAGDTLDLRWIATDNAGVDSVNIFYSTNGGGDYSVISSSEPNDSLYKWIVPSTLSDSCLVRVIAYDPSLLTGADTSDSLFSIKNTTGTDGEEGNDIPNFVNALQQNYPNPFNGTTTITYSVGESGTVDLRIFDTAGRLVRVLENKTRTPGNYSVIWNGKDESGRATSSGVYFCRIKISKFTQSRKIIYLR, encoded by the coding sequence ATGAAAAAACGGTTGATTATATTAACTTTAATAGTAATAAATCTGTTTGCGATTTTCACCCTTTCCTCCGGAGCAAAAGCCGAAGAGACGGCGGAAGAAAAGATCGCCCGCCTGAACCGGGAGATAGAAGAAAAGGGATGGCTCTGGAAAGCGGGGAAAACCGGTTTGTCGGGGCTTTCACACGAAGAAAACCAGAAAATGAGAGGGCTCCTGCCCTTACCTGATCACATGAAGAGCAGAATCCCCCTCTATTCTCCCTCAGAACCCGTCGCGCTTCCGGAGTCTTTTGACTGGAGAGATCAAAACGGAACTACACCCGCTAAAAACCAGGGCTCCTGCGGTTCCTGCTGGGCCTTCGCGGCTACAGCACAGATGGAAGCTCATACCTATATATACGACGGACGTATAGAAGACTATTCAGAGCAGGCGGTTATGGATTGCAACTCATGGGATCAGGGATGCGGCGGAGGATGGGCTGTAAGCGCCTACGGCGTTTTCATGGATTACGGAGCGGTAGCTGAATCATGCATTCCTTATCTGGCCAGCAGTCCGCACCCCTGCACTCAGACGTCGTGCGAATCTCTCGCTAAAATGTCAAATTATTCGAGCGTTTCTAATTCAATAACCGCTATCAAAACCGCAATCTATAATGACGGCCCGGTCTATACTTCTCTTTTCGCGCATGATAATCTCGGCAGCTACACAAGCGGCTGCTACAACGCGGATTACCCAGACAGCCCAAACCACGGCGTCTTAATCGTCGGATGGGACGACAGCGGATGCGCGGGAAACGGAGCATGGATAATAAAGAACAGCTGGGGCGAAGGCTGGGGAAGCAACGGTTTCGGCAGAATTCAATATGGAGTATGCAGTATAGGAAGCGGAACATACACTATCGATTACATTCCAAGCAACGTCTTTGTCTATGTCCAGAATCCCAATGGAGGCGAAACACTGGATGTAGACACGGGGTATCAGATAAACTGGGAGACAAGCCGTTCAGCAGCTGATTCTATAAGTATTCTGCTCAGTCTTGACAGCGGAGACAGCTATTCAGAAACGATCGTCTCAGGCCTTTCCGGCTCGAGCACATCCTACTCATGGAATGTTTCAAACCTGCCTGTTGAAACGGCCCGCCTGAAAGTAGTAGCTTATTATGGAGGATCTGTCGGCGGCTACGATCACAGTGACGCTGATTTTACTATTTCAGGTCTCCCGAGAAGATATGTTTCTTCTTCGGGTAGCAACACCTACCCGTATTCAATTCCCGTCTGGGCGGCCCATTCAATTCAGGACGCCCTGGACGCGGCAAACAGCGGAGACACAGTATTTGTTGCCGAAGGAACATACAGCAGCTCGCTATCTGTGCCCGCGCCCGTTTATATATACGGCGGATGGGACAGCGGATTCGAATTCAACGACCCTTCCACCTACGTTACATCCCTTAATTCATCTGGGAGTCTCATTCTTTTCTCCTCGATCCCGTCAGGAACCTGCGGTGTGGAAGGTTTCACCCTCAGCGGCGGAACAGGAACATCGCTTGCAACCCCGCAAAGCGGAAATTACGGAGGGGGAATTCTGTTTTACAATGCTCCCTACTGCGTGGTAAAAAATAATACTTTTTCCGGCTGCGGATACATTAACGGAACCAACTTTTCAGGAGGGGGCGCCGTTGCCTGCGTTAACACAGACTCTGTCATGATATCTGGAAACGACATCTCCTCAAGCGAGGCGCAGAGCGGAGGCGGAGTTTTCCTCTACCAGTCCGATGCCGTAATAAACGGAAACAGAATCACGGGATCTCTGCCGGATCCGTCATTCAGCGGCACAAAGAAAGGCGGCGGAATTTACGCCTCCTATTCTTCAATTGATTTAAGCGATAACTTTATAGGCGGCAACACGGGGTATGCCGACGGAGGCGGAATATATTCAGAATTCGCCCCGGTCACCCTCTCAGGCGATACTATAAAGTCTAATGAATGCAGCGGTTCAGGAGGAGCTTTATATTCCGCTGATTCACCAACAACAACTGATAATTGTGTTATAGCTGAGAACATCGCCGCTTCCATGGGCGGAGGAATCTACTTTCAAGAGGGAATATGTCATTTCGAAAATTCCCTCTTCTATCTGAATGAATCCGGCATGCTGGGCGGAGGGCTTTACGCGCCTTCGATCGGCGGAGATATAACAAACAGTACATTTGACCGCAACTCGGCAGCTTATAACGGAGGCAACATCTTCATAACTACACCCGTCGATCTGGAAATAAAGAACAATATTATTTCGTACGGTTCGCAAAACGGAATATTCTTCAGCAGTACAGACAGTCTGACGTTTCAATATAACAACTCTTTCGGAAACACGCCGGAAGATGTCGTATCACTTTCTCCCGATTCAACAAATGTCAGCAGAAATCCGGTTTATTCCGACACAACCAGCGCCGACTATCATCTCGCTCTGCATTCCGGCTCGATTGACGCAGGTGACCCGGCCTTTGCCGACCCTGACGGTTCCAGGGCGGATCAGGGATTATACGGGGGGGCAAGCGCTATTACCGCGTCTCCCGAATATGTCAAAAATCTCATAGCGAGTGCGGCAGGCGATACTACTATCTCGCTCAACTGGGATGAACTTTCCGAAGGCAACCTCGATTACTACGCCGTTTACGGTGATACTTCCGACGGATTTTTGCCCGCCGCGTCTTTATTTCTCGGTTCGGTGCCGGCCGGAACTTCCAGCTTCTCGCATCACCCCGTGGAAAGCTGCTGGTACTACCGTGTATCAGGTGTAAATACATCAGGATACGCGGGAGGATATTCAGAACAGGGTGAAGCATGCACTTCCGGTGAAGATCTTATTCCTCCGGATGTTACTGTGATATATCCTAACGGGTCGGAAACAGCGGAAGCAGGCGACACACTCGATCTGCGGTGGATCGCCACTGACAACGCCGGCGTGGATTCTGTAAACATTTTCTATTCAACAAACGGCGGCGGAGATTATTCGGTGATTTCAAGCTCAGAGCCGAACGATTCACTTTATAAATGGATAGTGCCTTCCACTCTTTCTGATTCCTGTCTCGTAAGAGTAATCGCCTACGACCCCTCTCTTTTAACAGGGGCCGACACAAGCGACAGCCTGTTCTCTATTAAAAATACGACAGGAACTGACGGAGAAGAAGGTAATGACATACCGAATTTCGTCAACGCCCTTCAGCAGAACTATCCCAATCCGTTCAACGGAACAACGACGATCACATATTCAGTAGGGGAGTCCGGCACTGTTGATCTGCGCATCTTTGATACCGCCGGCCGCCTTGTCCGTGTTCTTGAAAATAAAACACGAACACCGGGCAATTACTCAGTTATCTGGAACGGCAAAGATGAATCAGGACGCGCAACTTCTTCAGGGGTTTATTTCTGCCGGATCAAAATTAGTAAATTCACGCAGAGCAGGAAGATAATTTATCTGCGGTAA
- a CDS encoding NifU family protein, translating into MREKVEKIIEQIRPNLQADGGDIELVGIEDFVVKVRLKGACAGCPMSQMTLAMGVEKVLKENIPEIKKVVSV; encoded by the coding sequence ATGAGAGAAAAAGTAGAGAAGATAATAGAACAGATAAGACCTAACCTTCAGGCCGATGGAGGGGATATCGAGCTTGTCGGCATAGAGGATTTTGTGGTAAAGGTCAGGCTCAAAGGTGCCTGCGCGGGTTGTCCCATGTCTCAAATGACACTCGCGATGGGTGTAGAAAAGGTATTAAAAGAAAATATTCCGGAGATTAAAAAGGTTGTATCTGTATAA
- a CDS encoding type II secretion system protein, with protein sequence MKFANFAEKIKNAGKFIKRKTGIRGFTLLELFIVIEIIGFLSTIVISNFYRSKKAAQVAVFVQNVKNVQTALASYYAMEREYPASLNTIWLQFYNGKVIEDLEYIGGATADQQGGWSFFASNSKDIQLAGPKSGQYAIRSTGNLLPYARFVYGDPITSAKIVH encoded by the coding sequence TTGAAGTTTGCAAATTTTGCCGAAAAAATCAAAAACGCCGGCAAATTTATCAAGAGAAAAACCGGAATACGCGGGTTTACTCTGTTAGAACTTTTTATCGTTATTGAAATAATCGGATTTCTATCCACAATAGTAATATCCAATTTTTACCGCTCAAAGAAAGCGGCCCAAGTGGCTGTATTCGTTCAGAATGTAAAGAACGTGCAGACAGCGCTGGCTTCGTATTACGCAATGGAGAGAGAATACCCGGCTTCGCTTAATACAATATGGCTTCAGTTCTATAACGGAAAAGTAATAGAGGATTTAGAATATATTGGAGGGGCTACGGCGGATCAGCAGGGGGGATGGAGCTTTTTCGCTAGTAACAGCAAGGATATACAGTTGGCAGGGCCTAAAAGTGGTCAATATGCTATAAGGAGCACCGGAAACCTTCTGCCGTATGCCAGATTTGTTTACGGTGATCCGATAACCTCCGCTAAAATAGTCCACTAG
- a CDS encoding dipeptidase — protein sequence MIQSGVRIGRTKGLIIMEDEKFRPVFDGHCDTATRIAADTDFDIGKRHTDGHIDIPRMKEGGLNVQIFAIHTDPDYPEELWEEKTFRSIEIFKRAVEANSEEIKTALRGSDIARVVGGGRIAAVIGVEGGHVVSSLDALERLYEEGVRCLTITWKNTNTIADSSEDRERWGGLSGFGGEIIERMDRLGMIIDCSHASRGAFFDVLEHSANPVILSHSCMSALCDIPRNADDSQLLALAENGGVVCVNYFPAFLEEKSHRDIMKIWSVYRNKKSILSRRYGGDPGRASNELRWDAIRKLRKLTMPGLSLVADHIDHAAGVAGVDHVGIGSDFDGIPLTPSGLDDVSFLPDLRDELVKRGYSAGDIGKIMGGNLFRVTSTVCGSARSKPS from the coding sequence ATGATTCAGAGTGGAGTAAGAATTGGAAGAACGAAGGGGCTGATAATTATGGAAGATGAAAAATTCAGGCCTGTTTTTGACGGACATTGCGATACTGCCACAAGAATAGCCGCCGACACAGATTTCGATATTGGAAAAAGACACACAGACGGCCATATCGATATTCCGCGTATGAAAGAGGGCGGGCTCAACGTCCAGATATTCGCGATTCATACAGACCCCGATTATCCGGAGGAGTTGTGGGAAGAGAAAACGTTCAGGTCTATAGAGATCTTCAAAAGAGCTGTTGAAGCTAACAGCGAAGAGATCAAGACCGCTCTGCGGGGAAGTGATATAGCGAGGGTTGTTGGCGGGGGGAGGATCGCGGCGGTGATCGGTGTTGAGGGTGGACATGTTGTTTCATCACTTGACGCGCTGGAGAGATTGTACGAAGAGGGTGTGCGGTGTTTGACGATAACCTGGAAAAACACCAACACTATAGCGGATTCCTCGGAGGACAGAGAGAGGTGGGGCGGATTGAGCGGGTTCGGGGGTGAAATTATAGAGAGAATGGATAGACTCGGAATGATAATAGATTGCTCTCACGCTTCCCGCGGCGCTTTTTTTGATGTGCTGGAGCATTCTGCCAATCCGGTTATACTTTCACATTCCTGTATGAGCGCGCTCTGCGATATTCCGAGAAACGCGGACGACAGCCAGCTTTTAGCCCTAGCTGAAAACGGCGGTGTTGTTTGTGTTAATTATTTCCCCGCTTTTTTAGAAGAAAAGAGCCACAGGGATATCATGAAAATATGGAGTGTTTACAGAAATAAAAAGAGTATTCTTTCCCGCCGATACGGGGGAGATCCAGGTAGAGCGAGCAATGAATTGCGTTGGGACGCCATTAGAAAACTGCGGAAACTGACTATGCCCGGGCTTTCTCTGGTCGCTGATCATATCGACCACGCGGCCGGTGTCGCGGGAGTAGATCATGTCGGCATTGGATCTGATTTTGACGGAATTCCCCTTACTCCGTCCGGGCTCGACGACGTTTCCTTCCTGCCTGACCTTAGAGATGAACTCGTAAAAAGGGGTTATTCAGCCGGTGATATTGGAAAGATTATGGGCGGCAATTTGTTCAGGGTTACAAGCACGGTATGCGGCTCAGCTCGGTCAAAACCGTCATGA
- a CDS encoding ADP-ribosylglycohydrolase family protein: MIGAIAGDIIGSVYEHSPIKTKDFPLFSEKSRFTDDSVLSVAVAHAITSKSSYKKAVREIGNRYPEAGYGSTFILWLFSLIEDSYNSWGNGAAMRVSPVGFAFKTKAKVLKEAERTAEITHNHPEGIKGACATALAVFLAKNGADKEVIESEIEREFGYDLDRTVMDIRPGYSWESSCQKTVPEAIVSFLDSVSYEDAVRNAVSLGGDSDTLACIAGAIAEAYYRDIPKEILLEVRNRLPDDLWKELRRFYIEYGITEIAGRLKKANTL, translated from the coding sequence ATGATAGGAGCGATAGCGGGAGATATAATAGGTTCTGTGTATGAGCACAGCCCGATTAAAACAAAGGATTTTCCCCTGTTCAGCGAGAAATCCCGTTTTACAGACGATTCTGTTCTTTCAGTTGCCGTAGCACACGCTATTACGTCAAAATCTTCATATAAGAAGGCTGTCAGGGAGATCGGAAACCGTTACCCTGAAGCCGGCTACGGAAGCACATTTATACTCTGGCTTTTTTCACTTATTGAAGATTCATACAACAGTTGGGGAAATGGAGCGGCGATGCGTGTTTCGCCGGTGGGCTTTGCTTTCAAAACAAAAGCGAAGGTTTTAAAGGAAGCGGAGAGAACGGCAGAAATAACGCATAATCACCCTGAAGGTATAAAGGGCGCTTGCGCTACCGCGCTCGCGGTATTTCTGGCGAAAAATGGAGCGGACAAGGAAGTGATAGAAAGTGAAATCGAGCGGGAGTTCGGTTATGATCTCGATAGAACTGTGATGGATATAAGGCCGGGTTACAGCTGGGAATCATCATGCCAGAAGACAGTGCCCGAGGCTATTGTCTCTTTTCTCGATTCTGTTTCCTACGAAGACGCTGTCAGAAACGCCGTGTCTCTTGGAGGAGACAGCGACACGCTGGCCTGTATCGCCGGAGCGATAGCTGAAGCGTATTACAGAGATATACCGAAGGAGATCTTACTGGAAGTCCGGAATCGCCTGCCCGATGACTTATGGAAAGAATTGAGGCGGTTTTACATAGAATATGGAATAACTGAAATTGCAGGACGGCTCAAGAAAGCAAACACGTTATGA
- a CDS encoding diacylglycerol kinase family protein, which produces MIMKDVLVVHNSASGNHKTPYLKKVLDRYFSAPEFNYKLYEVTGGELIEDVVRDHVKRGYDLIVAAGGDGTISAVAGGLVGERAPLGIIPVGTGNMIARELRIPLNIKRSAEVISSRHTIKTIDAMRLGNRTFILTIGVGISSLAVRDLTRKDKSRFGLLAYVGSALKHIVKFKPHDFTLTVDGERMKIRSPEVSVSNGGIISDMILPKGLGIRIDDGAVDVCYVKANSVKDYPALMLNVLGRKPTGSRICCLKARKKITIDAEKKITVQADGEVTGETPITVEVIPSAFRVIVPENAGNHRG; this is translated from the coding sequence ATGATCATGAAAGATGTCCTCGTAGTACATAACAGCGCGTCCGGAAATCATAAAACGCCTTATTTGAAGAAAGTTCTCGACAGGTATTTCAGCGCTCCCGAGTTCAATTACAAATTGTATGAAGTGACAGGGGGAGAATTGATTGAGGATGTTGTGCGGGATCACGTAAAAAGGGGTTACGATTTGATTGTCGCCGCCGGCGGCGACGGAACGATCTCGGCGGTCGCGGGCGGACTTGTGGGCGAGAGAGCGCCTCTGGGAATCATACCTGTCGGCACGGGCAATATGATAGCGAGGGAGCTTAGGATACCGCTTAACATAAAGCGTTCAGCGGAGGTAATATCCTCGAGACACACTATAAAAACAATAGACGCGATGCGGCTCGGCAACCGGACTTTCATACTTACCATAGGGGTGGGTATAAGCTCCCTGGCCGTCAGAGATCTGACCAGGAAAGACAAAAGCCGTTTCGGGCTTCTCGCCTATGTAGGTTCCGCTTTGAAACATATTGTCAAGTTCAAGCCGCACGACTTCACCTTGACAGTGGACGGGGAGAGGATGAAAATCAGGTCGCCTGAAGTCTCTGTTTCCAACGGAGGCATAATCAGCGACATGATACTTCCGAAAGGACTGGGTATACGGATTGACGACGGGGCCGTCGATGTCTGTTACGTAAAGGCGAATTCAGTTAAAGACTACCCCGCCCTCATGCTTAATGTTCTCGGCAGAAAACCGACCGGTTCAAGGATATGCTGCCTAAAGGCGCGCAAAAAGATCACAATAGACGCCGAAAAAAAAATAACCGTTCAGGCGGACGGCGAAGTGACGGGAGAAACTCCAATTACCGTAGAAGTTATTCCGAGCGCTTTCCGTGTTATCGTCCCGGAGAATGCCGGGAATCACAGAGGTTAG
- a CDS encoding DUF401 family protein — MNITIWAGFILSLIVMIGVARKNLPLGFIAGAIVLGAFNLSAREIYNEIARTVTDPSILLLAFSVGTIPLIGGVLEKSGLMNSLVSNLKLKRKLFLISGPAFFGMLPMPGGALLSAPLVRRAGDDITDEQLASINIWFRHVLVLIYPLGPLLVTTKIAQLNLYKAMVFLLPAFFLMIILGWVFLLRGIEGNMPGEKTINPRKMLSPIVIIIAAPVIHVSLMSLFPSLMQEIPLVIGVVCSLFLAVIIGKLPLRKMAPVIREMKPWKYFMIIIGMFLFLNTFVASNISAIIAGAVSSRHFLVVIVGAFLGFVTGRVQIPVAIILPIYLSITGAGHIGYIVFSCIFLSVFMGYIISPIHPCVSVSLEFFDSTLKYFYKKLLPITLICLAAAAAVSLIFT; from the coding sequence ATGAATATAACTATATGGGCGGGATTCATTCTATCTCTGATAGTGATGATCGGCGTGGCCAGGAAGAACCTGCCTCTCGGCTTTATAGCCGGAGCAATTGTGCTTGGAGCTTTCAACCTTTCGGCAAGAGAGATATATAATGAAATCGCGCGAACCGTCACGGATCCGTCAATACTCCTTCTCGCTTTTTCCGTGGGGACTATTCCGCTTATAGGGGGGGTGCTCGAAAAATCGGGTTTGATGAACTCTCTGGTCTCAAATCTGAAACTGAAAAGAAAACTCTTCCTGATATCCGGGCCCGCTTTCTTCGGAATGCTTCCGATGCCCGGCGGAGCCCTGCTGTCGGCGCCGCTGGTCCGGCGCGCCGGAGATGATATAACCGATGAACAGCTCGCCTCGATAAATATCTGGTTCAGACACGTGCTGGTCCTTATTTACCCGCTCGGACCTCTCCTGGTCACAACCAAGATCGCCCAGCTCAATCTTTATAAAGCGATGGTGTTTCTCTTGCCGGCATTTTTTCTTATGATCATTCTCGGCTGGGTCTTTCTACTCCGGGGTATCGAAGGAAACATGCCCGGGGAAAAAACTATAAACCCGAGAAAGATGCTCAGTCCCATCGTTATTATTATAGCGGCTCCCGTTATTCATGTTTCCCTGATGTCTCTCTTCCCTTCTCTGATGCAGGAAATACCACTTGTAATAGGAGTTGTCTGCAGCCTTTTCCTCGCGGTTATTATCGGCAAACTCCCTTTGAGAAAGATGGCGCCGGTAATAAGGGAAATGAAACCCTGGAAATATTTCATGATTATTATCGGGATGTTTCTCTTTCTAAACACCTTTGTGGCATCAAATATTTCAGCTATTATAGCCGGCGCCGTTTCATCCCGTCATTTCCTGGTCGTCATTGTAGGCGCGTTTCTAGGTTTTGTTACCGGACGTGTTCAAATACCGGTGGCAATTATACTGCCCATCTATCTTTCCATAACGGGCGCGGGACATATTGGATACATCGTATTCAGCTGCATCTTCCTGTCCGTTTTCATGGGATACATAATATCACCGATTCATCCCTGTGTTTCCGTTTCACTTGAATTTTTTGATTCCACCCTTAAATATTTCTATAAGAAGCTTCTTCCCATCACCTTGATTTGTCTTGCAGCCGCTGCAGCGGTATCACTGATTTTCACATAA